DNA from Podarcis muralis chromosome 13, rPodMur119.hap1.1, whole genome shotgun sequence:
TTTGTTTTATCCACTTTGTTCtatataataaatatttcttattcGTTCAGCTTTTGTCTGAGTAAGTATTTCCTCACACAAAACCCAAAAGATAACCTGTGATAGTTACTACAGAGTGTGTACATAGGTGGGATCTGCCACAGTTGGGATACAGCAGTGGGATTCTCTACAAACAGCAATAAAAGAATCCTGTTTTTATTAACCAGGCAAATTTTGCCTGACATTCAAAATGCATTGATAGTGCCAAGTGAATTTGCCTGGAGAAGCAACTTCACAActgaggtgccaccacagaaaaggtcttcTCTCCAGTAGTCAGATATGTAGCCTTCTGATAGCTGGCAACACCTGGTGAAGGGCCTCAGGTAAAccattcattttgatgggaaAAAGTACTGTATAGGGGTGATTCAGAGGCACTGTTGGGTTGGGGAACTCAACTGCAATATCACTGCTTTGGTCATTGAGAATccagcctccttccttccttccttccttccttccttccttccttccttccttccttcacagcCCTTCCGATCCACCTGCATCGCCCACCCATCCCCTCCAGATTCTGTTTCCCGCTCACGCTAATAATATGGCCAGCTGGTTATAAATCTAGAAGGTAATAATATTTGTGCGTATGCTTCACCTGTGCAGGCTTAACTGTCTCCTGTGCCTCTTCACCTGGTCCACCTCCTCCCTCAAGCACGGTTCCCTCAGGAACAACAGAATTTAATGATTCCGCTGCTACAACCAGTGTTGGCACTCCTTTGAGCACCCAGAAGGGAGCCTCCGTGACAGTTTCGCTCCCATTGAGATTTTCAACTCAGGATAGCACCACTGCTCCTAACACCACAGTGGAAGCTTTGACTGCAAACCCCGTTTCGGCTGTAACGCCCCTGTCAAGAGCAACGGCCCCGGATAGCTCAGCAGCAACCCATTCATCACCGCAGCCAAACACTGGATTACAAACCACGGAAAACACATCAGCCCCTGCGACATCAGTTGCCGGCCTGGTCACAGGCGCCACTCCTCACTTGGAAACCACACCAGTCAGCTCTTCGCCTACTCTAAATGGATCGTCCACCAACCCTTTTCCTACTAACGCCACCTATCTAAGCACCACCCAAGTGCCGAGTGCAGGAACATCTCCAGAAGCTGTGTCCTCCAGCAAACTCCCTACTGGAgaggcaacatctggagagacatcTGTGGCAGCATCCTCCCTGGGCTCCACGCAAGGGGCTACTATTTCTTCGCCAGCGGCTATGTCAAGTAAGGCTACTCCAGCGACCTCCCCTACTGGCAGTACCACGTTCTCTGTGGGGGTAACCATGCAGGAAGTTCAACGGGCCTTGAGTTCAGGTGAGTTGGTCTGTTTCTGCGCTTTGCACGGCAATGGTTTTGTCGACCTTGCGGCTTATTGTTGTCTGTTTTAGGGAGTTCATAAGGCtccctaaattattattttaaattattattattattattattattattattattattattattattattaaaaaataattggaAGGACTCAAGACAgattatttcccccctaaaaaataaataaatgtcaaaatAGAAAAGGATGCATCCattttcctctttaaccaggcctgtgGATGGGgaatttttaatgtattgttttaATTGGGTTTGTTAATATATCTATGTGggttttcgtttgtttgtttgttttgtttgtaagtcactttgagttgccTTTGGTAAGCAAAAGCAATcagtaaatttaattaataataatacataacagAACACACCTACTAAAAAATTTCTGTCCACCCTGATACATTTTAACGTTCTCACTTATCTTCTGAAAAATGGACTCAGTGCAGGCCTTGTACTAACCCATGGTTTGTTATTCACCATAGCATAGAACCCAGACTACAATATATAATAGGCAAGCCGTGGTTTAGAGCTGTTTCGTCTGCTTTCTTTAGCCGTCCTCTCAGCCCTCAACTTTGAAGGTGCATTCCTGTCTCTTACTTTCTGTCTGTGATGCAGCAACTTGAAGAGCGATGGCCACAACTATTGTGTTTCTCCCATCACTCCATGGATGCATCGCGCCAGATGATAATTAGAATAAACCAGGGTTATAATGCTTCTGTCTCGCCCTCAGTCAAATATatctctaaatttatctggcaggggaagaagccaagaataaaatataaattattaacagattcTAAAGAGAGAGGCGGCTTCTCCCTGTAGTTCCCAATTCTGGTTTGCCAGCCAATTGCAAACCATGTCATGTCAATTCACACAACAGGCCAGACCAAAATTAAACTTAACCATGGTTGAGATGTCTGAATTTATCTGTAGAGTTTAAATCATAATAATGGAAGTTGCAGAGATCATTCTCGAAAGCTGTAAATAAATCCTTAATATCATTATAATTTCATTTGTATgacacctttccatagttaaaagcacACTCGAGGCAACTTATTAcgtgaaaagatttacataattacaagtaTAACGAAATAGTCATGAGcagaaaataaaacacatcaaaaagtacacaacgaaACTGAACAGTTTCCACATAAACCATAAGATCGAAAAATAAAGATCCGCCAAATTAATCTCAATAAGAGCAAGAAAAAGAAACCcgaacaataccccagcccaagcaTCTGTTCAGCAGCTTCAGTTTTTGTCACTCAGCCAGGGCCCTGCCCTTTCACTCTAGGTGGAAAAAATCTAGCAGGTCTTCCATGACACACAGCTAAGATGGAGGGCTTCCATGTTTATTATCTattatagatagataatttattacggtcaaagaccagttcgcataacacaataaaaacagagttcataaagataaaatatacaatcagagcagattgcagcaatagctcaggggtagatatatacatacacctgtacaactgagatttgggctaccataaaaattgaGCCTGAGggcgacttcagcatttccctagttagctatgtgggatgcgggtggcgctgtgggttaaaccacagagcctaggacttgccgatcagaaggtcggcggttcgaatccccgcaacggggtgagctcccgttgctcagtccctgctcctgccaacctagcagttcgaaagcacgtcaaagtgcaagtagataaattggtaccgctccagcgggaaggtaaacagcgtttccgtgcactgctctggttcgccagaagcggcttagtcacgctggccacatgacccggaagctgtacgccagctccctcggccagtaaagcgagatgagcgccgcaaccccagagtcagccacgactggacctaatggtcaggggtccctttacctttagtaagcTATGTTATTCTacaggatgatctgtgcctacaaatctgggcgcagaatctggctaccagccaggaccctcagttcagatattgttggactgcaactcccatcctctTTGACCACTGActggagttgatgggaattggagccccagcaactggagagccacaggttctccagtcTTGACTTTGAAAGAACATGAAGACATGGGACCTACTAGGCTGTCTTTAGTAAATGAGACAAGGAGAGAAAGAGCAGATACAGGGCCTCTAATACTCAGGCAGTCATTGGCTGTGTTTCCCCCACTACAAAGATTAATGTCGTCCCTCCAATCCCTCTCCTTGCTTTTACAAGCGAGTATAAAAAAAGCTGGAATAGCAGTTAGCCACTTAATAAGAGCGCACAAGCTTTGAACGCAGACGTTCAAAGCCCCAGAGATTAAATCTCACAGCCATAACGTCACTTGATGGCCTTAAGCAAGCAaccattttctccccccccccccacctctgctgcTTAAATCGGAGGATGATAGGACTGACTTCAGAGAAGAAAGGCGCTATATCCGCCCTAGTGGCTATTATAATTACGCCACACTGTTTAAATCTCAAACTCTGTCTGCGTGCATGCAGATTTTCAAATCGCAGGATTTGGAGTCGGCGCTTAATATGCTTTGAGCACTCCGTGCTACGAGCTTCCTTGGTTTGCCACATTTTCTACATTAGAGGGCAGTGTGTCTGTGGACTGAATCGTAGGATGAAAAATAATCTGGATGGTTGAAGGTGAAACTGTGATCTCTGATACATCTCTTTTGCTGTGCAGGCAGCATCGCCGCTATTACCATCACAGTGATTGCAGTGGTTCTGTTGGTGTTCGGCATAGCCGCATTCCTGAAGATCAGGTAAGAATTGGTGCCCTTATTTAGAGGAGAGGCAatagtttagggaagtttttaatatttaatgctgtgttgtttttaacactcgattgggagccaccccgagtggctggggaaactcagccagatgggcggggtataaataatagattattattattagaatcatagaatcatagagttggaatagaccacaagggccatcgagtccaaccccctgccaagcaggaaacaccatcagagcactcctgacatatggttgtcaagcctctgcttaaagacctccaaagaaggagactccaccacactccttggcagcaaattccactgtcgaacagctcttactgtcaggaagttcttcctaatgtttaggtggaatcttctttcttgtagtttggatccattgctccgtgtccgcttctctggagcagcagaaaacaacctttctccctcctctatattattattattattattattattattattattattccttgggGAAAGGCTGGCTTCTTAACTATGGTTCTTACAGTCACTCCTCCACAGCTGGAAGTGGGAAGAGCCCCTATAAAATTCACTTCTTATCCAGATAGCATATAGACCCCTGATGAGGAGTACCCAATCCCAAATTATTCGCAGGGAGGCATATAGAAGCTGTGCCAAAACCCAACAATAATAGGAGTGTCAACTGATAACCAAACGCAAACTGACAACAGGCTACCACAGATGAGAAACTTGGAATCCTAGACttagaagggaccttgagggtcttCAACCTCctacaattcaggaatctcaactacagcatccatgagagatggccactcaacctctgctttaaaaactccaagcaaggagagtccatcagctccattgttgaacagctcttactgtcagaaagtccttccctGATCTTTAGTCGATatttcctttcttataacttgaagccataagTTTGAGagccaccctctggagcaggagaaaactagcttgctttagatatttgaagatggctaccatctcgcttaagaggccgggggccagcgctgtccgcagacacttccaggtcacgtggccagcgtgacaaagctgcatctggcgagccagtgcagcacacggaaacgccgtttaccttcccaccagtaagcggtccctatttatctacttgcacccgggggtgctttcgaactgctaggttggcaggcgctgggaccgagcagtgggagcgcaccccgccgcggggattcgaaccgccgaccatgcgatcggcaagtcctaggcgctgaggttttacccacagcgccacccgcgtcccagtaatgGAAGTACAATCCCCAAAAGGACAGAGGGAGGAGGCAGGTGAAAGAGGGATTGTTAGTGTTATAATTTTTACTCCAGAATCTTACATTTCTGTAATAAGCATAGGCTGACCGGAGTAcggttctgtttctgtttctcccTCAGGCATTCTTCGTACGGAAGGCTCTTGGATGACCACGACTATGGATCCTGGGGGAACTATAACAACCCTCTCTATGATGACTCTTAAATGGAGGAGAATCCACCAAAGCCAAAAACTGCTCGTGTATTTATGAAGCACTTATTTCACTAAAAGCGCCATGGCCCGATAATCCTTCCGCGTACAATGTCCGTGTTgttgctcctcctcctgtttCTGCTGATGTGTTGTCACCATACCTTTTCGCAAGGCAGGCCCCAAACGGAAAACGAGCCAACCAGAGTGGAGCGTTCAGCAACAAATCGGGCAAGAGTTGGAATCCGTAACTACGAGAATACTTGCTCGCAGGTGCCGTTGCCTCCAAACCCTACCGTTCTGCAAAGTGATTAGGATTCCTGCAAAAAGGAACGAAGTCGGTGGAAAGTTTCGCCACCTGTGGCCGTTTGGGCTCCCAGCAACTCAGTTGTAACAGGAAACCTGCAATGAAGAATGTGACCTTTTATAGAGTTGTCAGCAGAAATTCGTGGTAGAAGTTGCTCAGGGGTCTCCCAGAATTAAACGGCAGATCTTGATTCTTGCTTTAATTGCCTTTTCCAGCTTGTCTCCTTAAGAAAGCGTTCTGAGTAGAATTCAGCTGAAGGTTGGAGCAACCTGATATATAACTGAAGTTCTTATTAAATGTTTTGCTAAAGAAAGGCAGAATGTAACAGTAATAGGGGCTTTAGCCAGAAATGGCAGTCTGGTATACTGATCCCCTCCCCAGCCTTCTATAGTGTCCAGTTCATTGGGGCCTCCTTTCACAAAAATCTATTACAGTTTGGGCAGTTGTTTTTGGAAATTTATTGAAGCCCAGTGTTAAGTCATGAGCCCACCAGCTCATGGTAAAGTTATTGTTACCTCCCAAATACAGAGGCTCTCCATGGAATTGCCTTCAATAAAGTTTGTTTTGTGGGGACCATTTGGAAAAGCAAACTCTCAAGGGCTATTTTTCCACACCCCAAGTTTGTCAGTTCAGACGTGTTTTCAGAAGTGTGTTAGATAAGGGGGTCCTCGCCTTTTGAGCCCCTCTGTGCACATACAGATTAGGAAAAAGCAGAAAAGGCAGGTTCGCGATGCAAATGTAGCGAAGGCCAGCGGATAATTTGCATTACGAATCAAAGCTTCTCAAGCCAAATAGAAGTAAAACACCTCATTCTGCATTATTGAGTTCCAGCCGATGGCGACTAACGTTAAGCTGAACCCTAGATGCAAGTCTTTGATGTATTTTCCATTATAGAAAGAAGGATTCCATTTCAGAAAAGACATTTTCAGTACTACAGTGTTGCTTTCTGCCTTTTCAGTATGCAAAGTCTAgcagttgctgttttttttatctccttcccttccatttttAAGGGCACAAAGCCAGTCTGCTGTCACAATGAGGTTTGAACAACATATTAtgcagagttgggggggggggattcccctccttttatttttatatcaaCCCCAAAAAAGATAGGGCAGCATGTCTGTGGCTAGATGCAGGGcaagtgaggaaggaaggaaagattcTCGCACATTTAAAAAGTTGCTGCTGTGCTGGATGGCAGAGACACCGTATGAACCTCCAGCAAAACACCTGTATTTCTCTGTTTTTTCGTTTTTCTGTTTCGTAGCACTCTTGTCTCTGCAACTTTTTTGCATTAAAAGCTGGATGGAGGAAGATTCTTGTGCTAAACTCTTTAGTGCAcagtgtaaagggggggggggggaattgattcccccctcccagagGCTAAACAGCTACTTGTTTGCACTACAAATAAACTTTAACAATAATAAAGATCTCTCTTTCATGCTTTTTTCTATAGAAGTAAACCTGTTAAACCGAAGTTAGCACAAAGTATGGGGGTGCGAACACATTGCCAGCTTGAAGCACAGCTAGGCCATTGCTTTTCTCAGGCTGGcttgaagctggtttggggggaaaaTGCACCAAAACACAGTCTTTCAAAAGAAAGGATGGAATAAGGGTGGATTGTGGCCAATGCCGTGTGCCACTTCCCAAACCAGTTTGGGAGCGCATTGAATGCAGAATAATGGGATTGTGCGCACAGCCTtgctttcttaaaggtaaagggacccctgaccattgtacctatttatctacttgcactttgacgtgcttttgaactgctaggttggcaggagcagggactgagtaacaggagctcaccccgtcgtggagattcaaaccgccaaccttttgatcggcaagtcctaggctctgtggtttaacccacagcgccacccgcatcccaaggtcAAGCAACCTCTTTTCAGCACATACTTGAGCTGCTTAGCACCTATTTTCAAAGCCGGGTGGTTGAGCTCAGCCTCAACTCCCCTTTCCACCTTAGTGTACATCCTCCAAAGTCACCCCCAACAGATTCCTTTGGCCCAAAAGACATAGCTTAAAAGAATTGGGtatagtagacccaatttgagttgcacaactcaaattgattaattcggcttgggaaacccagccagatgggcggggtataaataataaattattattatttcatttatatacttCAATCCCAAAGTTTTTGAGAGTCAGCtgttgtaaaggtgtggtgatctgtcgtGGAACAATCCCGTTCAAGAAGATAACTGTGTGGTTGCACAGACCTCgttgctggttgcgaagggccCCCCCGACTGTTCAAGCTTCGGGGCCACAAAAATGTAGGGGGAGGAAGTACACTCATTGCTAATAGCCCTGTTGCTGCGGGAATCCCAGTCCCTGACCCCGTGCCAGCATTTTAATTGCAAAGTTGGCAAGCCTGTTCTGAAAAGCATAAGCAGGCTTACTGTATCCATTAAACCTTTTGGAGTCGTAACAGAAGCAGCTGAATTCTGGCGAGTCTTGCATCTGTTCCAATGGGGTTCTGTTGTGGGCAGGATGTCAAATCGGATGACGTTATATGGAAGACCGCCTCCAAGTTTGCCACTTTGCAGCCCTGCGTATATCCCTCAGATAAGGGGACaggtaggtggcgctgtggtgtaaaccactgagcctaggggttGCCAATCGGAAGAtctgcagtttgaatccccgtgactgggtgagctctcattgtttggtccctgctcctgccaacttagcagttggaaagcatgtcaaagtgtaagtagataaataggtaccactccggcgggaaggtaaatggcatttccgtgcgctgctctggcttcgccagatgcggcttagtcatgctggccacacgacccggaaaaactgtctgtggacaaacattggctccctcggccagtaaagtgagatgagcgccgcaaccccagagtcgttcacgactggacttaactgtcaggggtcctttacctttacctttttaagggaaCAGGTATGCTGAGGTGTCATCACTGATGACAACATCTGATTGACTCACCTCAGGCTCTTCTTATAGCCGTGAAGTGTTAGTGTCTAGATGTAACACAAGTAATTGATCACTTGTCTGTTAATGGATGCTGAGTGGCAGCCCTGTTTCATGAAGGCTGACAGGAAGTAGGGCAGCCAGGCACTTAACTGCGTAGGCATCTCCATGTCAGAAACTGTCAAGAGCCAAGTCGTGGAGAACAATCTAGGTCCAATGATCTTATCTCCAAAGGCAACTAGGCCAGGCAGCATACACCTTAAAACCAGATGCAATCAGCCTCTTTCCTGCTGCGGcagccacagacagcttttcctaCATTCACAACAATATATCAACCACATCTAAAAAAATCTGCGAACTATATGTTATATATGCATACGGTATATTTGATTGACTatgccaggggttgtcaacctggccCCTACACCctactagtgggcgtttcaggattctaggtgggcagtagggggttttacggcacaagctgaatccttccatcaagcaccgataggcggtaaggaaattttaccatcaagaaagatgcattagtgggcggtaggtataaaaatgttacaagaaggacaacaaggagggagacaGGCTaccttctctagggagggagttccaaagaccaGGAGAAGCCAccactcagaag
Protein-coding regions in this window:
- the PARM1 gene encoding prostate androgen-regulated mucin-like protein 1, whose translation is MAHRGGRALAAFLLAVTAAGLTVSCASSPGPPPPSSTVPSGTTEFNDSAATTSVGTPLSTQKGASVTVSLPLRFSTQDSTTAPNTTVEALTANPVSAVTPLSRATAPDSSAATHSSPQPNTGLQTTENTSAPATSVAGLVTGATPHLETTPVSSSPTLNGSSTNPFPTNATYLSTTQVPSAGTSPEAVSSSKLPTGEATSGETSVAASSLGSTQGATISSPAAMSSKATPATSPTGSTTFSVGVTMQEVQRALSSGSIAAITITVIAVVLLVFGIAAFLKIRHSSYGRLLDDHDYGSWGNYNNPLYDDS